A DNA window from candidate division TA06 bacterium contains the following coding sequences:
- a CDS encoding DUF523 domain-containing protein codes for MSYKDTFAKPRIVVSKCLGFAACRYNGLMISSPLVRKLKDHVDFVPVCPEQEIGLGVPRDPIRVIEIKGRRSLFQPATGRDLTKEMKAFAGKFFRNLGPVDGFLLKSRSPSCGIGDVKIYSGTKEKQTILTAKGHGFFGSRVMKLYPGLAIEDESRLKKAAIREHFLTSIFTMAYQRRTLKSGSVKK; via the coding sequence TTGAGTTATAAAGATACATTCGCCAAACCCCGGATAGTGGTCAGCAAATGCCTGGGGTTCGCCGCCTGCCGCTACAACGGCCTGATGATCTCCAGTCCTTTGGTTCGAAAACTTAAGGACCACGTCGACTTCGTCCCGGTCTGCCCGGAACAGGAGATCGGCCTAGGCGTGCCCCGCGATCCCATCAGGGTCATTGAAATCAAGGGCCGCCGCTCGCTGTTCCAGCCGGCCACCGGCCGCGACCTGACCAAAGAGATGAAGGCCTTTGCCGGAAAATTCTTCAGAAACCTTGGCCCGGTGGACGGTTTTCTGCTCAAGAGCCGCTCCCCCTCCTGCGGCATCGGGGATGTCAAGATATATTCCGGCACCAAGGAGAAGCAAACTATTCTGACCGCCAAGGGTCACGGATTCTTCGGTAGCCGGGTGATGAAACTTTACCCGGGGCTGGCCATAGAAGACGAAAGCCGGTTGAAGAAAGCCGCCATCAGGGAACATTTTTTGACCAGTATCTTCACTATGGCTTATCAAAGGAGAACCTTGAAGTCTGGCTCGGTAAAAAAATGA